From one Triticum aestivum cultivar Chinese Spring chromosome 4B, IWGSC CS RefSeq v2.1, whole genome shotgun sequence genomic stretch:
- the LOC123089630 gene encoding aquaporin PIP2-5-like — MDTTLHRSLTINQISRLIFSSRIISSIDIGMAAGEGKLSAEANLSSDTTMSTKDYLDPPPTPLLDAGELGKWSLYRATIAEFTATLLFVYVAVATVIGHKRQTDAEACSGTGVLGIAWAFGGMIAVLVYCTAGISGGHINPAVTFGLLLARKVSLPRAFLYMAAQCLGAICGAAMVRAVHGAHHYALYGGGANEVAPGYSKAGALLAEAAGTFVLVYTVFSATDPKRMARDSHVPVLAPLLIGFAVLMAHLATIPVTGTGINPARSLGAAVVYNGKKAWADQWIFWVGPLAGATVAMAYHQYVLRNCAAKHSFGSNHHDVQA; from the coding sequence ATGGACACAACACTTCATCGATCCTTAACCATCAATCAAATTTCCCGGCTCATCTTTTCTTCTCGAATAATCAGCTCGATCGATATTGGTATGGCAGCTGGAGAGGGCAAGCTGAGTGCGGAAGCCAACCTTAGTTCCGATACTACCATGAGCACCAAGGATTACCTGGACCCTCCTCCGACGCCGCTGCTGGACGCCGGCGAGCTGGGCAAGTGGTCCTTGTACCGGGCCACCATTGCCGAGTTCACCGCCACCCTCCTCTTCGTCTACGTCGCCGTGGCCACCGTAATCGGCCACAAGCGCCAGACCGACGCCGAAGCGTGCAGCGGCACCGGCGTGCTGGGCATCGCGTGGGCCTTCGGCGGCATGATCGCCGTCCTCGTCTACTGCACCGCCGGCATCTCCGGCGGCCACATCAACCCCGCGGTCACCTTCGGGCTGCTGTTGGCGAGGAAGGTCTCGCTTCCCAGAGCCTTCCTCTACATGGCGGCGCAGTGCCTCGGCGCCATCTGCGGCGCCGCCATGGTCAGGGCCGTGCACGGCGCGCACCACTACGCGCTCTACGGCGGCGGCGCCAACGAGGTCGCGCCGGGGTACTCCAAGGCGGGGGCGCTGCTGGCCGAGGCCGCCGGCACATTCGTTCTCGTGTACACCGTGTTCTCGGCGACCGACCCGAAGCGCATGGCGAGGGACTCCCACGTGCCGGTGCTGGCGCCGCTGCTCATCGGCTTCGCCGTGCTGATGGCGCACCTGGCCACCATCCCCGTCACCGGCACCGGGATCAACCCGGCGAGGAGCCTTGGGGCCGCCGTGGTGTACAATGGGAAGAAGGCGTGGGCCGATCAGTGGATCTTCTGGGTCGGGCCTTTGGCGGGCGCCACCGTCGCCATGGCCTACCACCAGTACGTCCTCAGGAACTGCGCCGCCAAGCACTCCTTCGGCTCCAACCACCACGACGTCCAAGCCTAG